The genomic window GGCGAGGGCGTCGCGGGCGAGGGCTTCCAGGCCGGCGAGTTCGGTGCGGGCCCGGTCGAGGTCGACGTCGAGGAGCCGCTGGGCGAGTTCGGCTTTGACGGCCACGACGGTGAGCGAGTGGCCGAGGATGTCGTGCAGGTCGGCGGCGATCCGGGTGCGTTCGCCGGCGACGGCGATCTCCCGGGTGGCGTCCTGGAGGCGGTTCTGCCGGTCGACGGCGGTCCGCAGGCCCCAGGTGGCGGCGCCGGCCAGGACGACGGCGAGCGCGGCGCCGTCGCCGTCCTGCCAGCCGGGCACCAGCCGCACGGTGGACTCGACCGCCACCGCGAGTGTCGCGACCACCGCCAGGCCTTCCCGCTGGGGCAGGCCGATCATCGCGGTCGCAGCGATGTAGACGGCACACGGCAGGGCGTGTGATCCAGCGGCCGGCACCTGCAGCAGCGCCAGGCCGAGCATGATCACCAGGCCGAGCCGGACCGGAAGCCCGATCCGGGACGCCGCCGCCCGGCCCTGCCGGATCTCCCGTAGCGAGCCGGTGAGCAGCACGTAGACGATGACGAAGAGGGTGATCGCGACGAGGCCGGTGTCGCGCCACCCGCCGCCCGGGTGGTCGAGCAGGGCCCGGACGGTCCCGGTGAGGTAGAACAGCCACATCGCGGCGAAGATCCAGCCGTGCCTGAACGATGCGGGCGAAGCCATGGAAGGCACGTTACCGGTGGTCAGACGCGGGCGGTGTCGCGGCGGAAGCGCCACATGGCGCCTGCGGCGAACAACCCGGTCCAGGCGACCACGCTCACCAGGGCGAGCCAGATGTCACCGTCGTGGGTGAGGGGGTAGCGGGCGAGTTCGCCGACACCGTACACCGGGGTGAACTTGGCGATCGTGGCGAAGGTGCTGCCGAGCTGGTCGGCGGGGACGAACAGGCCGCCGGCGAAGGAGAGCACGGCCAGCACCGGACCGAGGATCTGCATGACGTTCTCACTGGGCAGCAGGTAGCCCATGAACAGGCCGAATGCGGCGAAGACCAGCGAGCACAACCAGGCCAGCAGGGCACAGGCGAGCCAGGCGCCGATCGGGATCTCGGCGCCGGAGAACGCGCCGACCAGGTTCACCGCGAGCACCGCGACCGCGCCGACGATCATCGCGACGATGATCTTCATGGCGATGTACGCCGCCGGGGTCAGCGGGGTCAGCCGCAGCTGCCTGCTCCATCCGGCGGCCCGCTCGATGGACACCATCGCCCCACCGGAGGTGGCCGCCAGCATCGCGCCGTAGACGGCCATGCTGACCAGGATGTATCCGGTGACGTTGCCGTCGCCGACACGCTCGGTGCGGTATTCCGGGCTGGATCCGAAGAGCAGGAAGAACGCCGCGGGCATGATCAGGGTGAAGATGACGGTGCGTTTGTTGCGGGTCAACCGGCGGATCTCCAGGCCGATCACGCCGATGGGCAGGGCTCGGGTGGTCATGCTGCGTCCTCCGCGGTCAGGGTGAGGAAGGCGTCTTCCAGGTTCCGGGAGGTGATCTCGAGATCCCGGGCTTCGGTACGGGTGAGCAGGTGACGGGCGATCGCGTCGGAGTCACGCCCGTGCAGGTGGACGGTGTCGCCGCGGACTTCGGACGACTCGACGCCGGGGATCCGGGACCAGTCGGTCAGGCCGGCGCCGGGCAGGGTGGCCCGGACGGTGCGCCCGGCAGCGAGTGCCTTCACCTCGGCGGCGGTGCCGTCGGCGACGATCCGGCCGCGGCGCACCAGGACGATCCGGTCAGCGTAGGCGTCGGCCTCTTCGAGGTAGTGGGTGGCGAAGATGACGGTGCGGCCCCCGGCGGCGTCCTCGCGGATGGCGTCCCAGAAGTCGCGCCGCCCGCCGACGTCCATGCCGGTCGTCGGTTCGTCGAGGATGAGCAGGTCGGGATCGGGCAGCAGGGCCATCGCGAACCGGAGCCGCTGTTGCTGGCCGCCCGAGCACTTGCCGACGAGCCGGTCCCCGATGTCGGCGATCCCGGCCCGTTGCAGGGCCGCGGTGACCGCCGTCCGGGGTTTGCCGAAGAGCAGCGCGGTGAGCCGGGCGGTCTCCTCGACGGTGTAGTCCTTGAGGAGTCCGCCGGTCTGCATGACCGCGGAGATCCGGCCTTGGGCGACCGCCTCGCGCGGT from Actinoplanes derwentensis includes these protein-coding regions:
- a CDS encoding sensor histidine kinase, which codes for MASPASFRHGWIFAAMWLFYLTGTVRALLDHPGGGWRDTGLVAITLFVIVYVLLTGSLREIRQGRAAASRIGLPVRLGLVIMLGLALLQVPAAGSHALPCAVYIAATAMIGLPQREGLAVVATLAVAVESTVRLVPGWQDGDGAALAVVLAGAATWGLRTAVDRQNRLQDATREIAVAGERTRIAADLHDILGHSLTVVAVKAELAQRLLDVDLDRARTELAGLEALARDALADVRATALGVRGVSLPGEIAAARAALAAADVAADLPGSADDVPTRNRELFAWTIREAVTNIVRHSRARHATIHLTPASVEIVDDGTALPPIRPTADGVVPGPGLSAFDSVVPGPAQSASDGVVLGQGLSGLHRRADEVGARLTVGRRHGKPGFAVRMEVP
- a CDS encoding ABC transporter permease, encoding MTTRALPIGVIGLEIRRLTRNKRTVIFTLIMPAAFFLLFGSSPEYRTERVGDGNVTGYILVSMAVYGAMLAATSGGAMVSIERAAGWSRQLRLTPLTPAAYIAMKIIVAMIVGAVAVLAVNLVGAFSGAEIPIGAWLACALLAWLCSLVFAAFGLFMGYLLPSENVMQILGPVLAVLSFAGGLFVPADQLGSTFATIAKFTPVYGVGELARYPLTHDGDIWLALVSVVAWTGLFAAGAMWRFRRDTARV
- a CDS encoding ABC transporter ATP-binding protein yields the protein MTLTASSETTAAVRLAGVIKRYGTVTAVDSIDLHIRPGEVVALLGPNGAGKTTTVDMLLGLTRPDSGTVRIHGLPPREAVAQGRISAVMQTGGLLKDYTVEETARLTALLFGKPRTAVTAALQRAGIADIGDRLVGKCSGGQQQRLRFAMALLPDPDLLILDEPTTGMDVGGRRDFWDAIREDAAGGRTVIFATHYLEEADAYADRIVLVRRGRIVADGTAAEVKALAAGRTVRATLPGAGLTDWSRIPGVESSEVRGDTVHLHGRDSDAIARHLLTRTEARDLEITSRNLEDAFLTLTAEDAA